Proteins found in one ANME-2 cluster archaeon genomic segment:
- a CDS encoding DNA polymerase subunit beta: protein MNYSDHPRIRLRDFIVTRDGWIFSSADYHHPDGVRGVLRYVPDPKGERTDGNRNYRKYDFDEAYDYMDIHKPEWVQDVHIIPWDQVERVLSPTDRLAEIWRLDPRTEEITNTLLKAGIPMDSIGVTGSFLPGLQISGSDIDLVVYGPQWFRARDIIARAKDDPHSSIEHLDEGMWERIYNKRIPEIDFGEFKLHEMRKGNRGMVGDTYFDLLFVRDWDQVSKPLGRGTDLGHETIEAVVTDSELAFDSPSVYKVDHPEIGYVLSYTHTYAGQALAGETIEARGMVEEVNGHMRLVVGTSREPKGEWIRSLTLLGSSGK from the coding sequence ATGAATTATTCAGATCATCCGAGAATACGTCTAAGGGATTTTATTGTCACCAGGGACGGGTGGATATTCTCATCAGCCGATTACCACCATCCCGATGGTGTCAGGGGCGTGCTTCGCTATGTACCGGACCCAAAAGGCGAGCGTACAGACGGCAACCGGAATTACCGGAAATACGATTTTGACGAGGCATATGATTACATGGACATCCACAAGCCAGAGTGGGTGCAGGACGTCCATATCATACCCTGGGACCAGGTCGAACGTGTATTGAGCCCCACAGACCGGCTGGCAGAGATATGGCGCCTGGACCCAAGGACTGAAGAGATAACCAATACCCTGCTTAAGGCCGGGATTCCCATGGACAGTATAGGAGTAACAGGGTCATTTCTGCCCGGATTACAGATAAGTGGTTCTGACATTGATCTTGTGGTATACGGTCCACAGTGGTTCAGGGCCAGGGATATAATAGCCCGGGCAAAGGACGATCCCCACAGCAGCATCGAGCACCTGGACGAGGGAATGTGGGAGCGTATCTACAATAAGCGAATTCCTGAGATCGATTTCGGGGAGTTCAAACTCCATGAGATGAGAAAAGGTAACAGGGGAATGGTTGGAGATACATATTTCGACCTGCTCTTTGTCAGGGACTGGGACCAGGTCAGTAAACCACTGGGCAGGGGCACTGACCTGGGTCATGAGACCATAGAGGCAGTGGTAACGGATTCGGAACTGGCTTTTGACAGCCCCTCAGTCTATAAAGTGGACCATCCAGAGATCGGGTATGTGTTATCTTACACCCATACCTATGCCGGGCAGGCACTGGCAGGCGAGACCATAGAGGCCAGGGGCATGGTGGAAGAGGTGAATGGCCACATGCGGCTGGTTGTGGGTACAAGCAGGGAACCAAAAGGTGAATGGATCCGCTCGCTGACCCTGCTTGGGTCTTCTGGTAAATAG